The DNA region CATACTGGTGCTATTCGAGCAGGCCAGGTAAGCGAGGCACGAGCCTCCGAAATGGGCGAAGATGAGGTGCTGGTGAACGCTTACCTCAATGGAGCGGCCGTTGGTAGAAGAAGACCCCTTTCCCGACAGGAGGGGGGGACTGAATGTTTACGGCAGCGGTAAGGCGGTTGGTAGGTAAAAACCAGTAGTGTGCCAATGGATCCTTTGGTGTTTTTCGATTTTGTTCGTTGTCTGTGGCTACACCGCAAGGGATGGAGCGGGGTGTGATCTTGCCAAATTAGAAGAAATTGCATAAATATGAAGCCCTGTCCAATAAAATCGAACCAGGGATAACAAGACAGTCATGAAACTTCGAACCTGTGTCACCCCGGACCGGGGGTTTGTCTTTGGTATTCACAAGCCAGCCTATACGGTGGCCAATCTGCGCGGCAATGACGCGATTGAACCATTGGGCCTGCTTGCTGACGGGCGGGTTCATGACAATCGCGCCAATTTCCCGGCCCGGGCAGTGGACGAGCCGGCCGCGGACTGGGTATACGAGATTGCCAATGTTTTTCCCTTCCGGGGCGCCACCTATATCGGCCGGGCCTGGGCTGATCGCGCTGCCGCGGATATCGGCGCCATCGGTCTGCCGGCCCCCCCCTCGGTCTCCATGCACCAGGCCCTGCGGGGCGGGTTGGAGGATGAAAACCGGACCGGGGCTATCTTCGCCCGGCTGCCGGAACCGGTGCTGCTCGCCCTGGCCGCCACCTCCACCGATCCCGAGGATCTGGTCGCCCTGGCCCGTCTCTGCTGTGAGTTTATCGATGATCCGCAGGAGCCGGGCCGGCCGGCCGGGCTGCGGTTCAAGCCCGACGCCCGGGGCCGGATCCGGCCGGTGATCCGCAGCCATGATCTGTTCGAAACCCTGGCCAACAACCCCCATCTCCCGGATGGCTACAAGGAGGTGATGGTACTCAGGCCAGGGGCCCAGGGGGGGAGCGAGATCGTCGGCGAATGGCCGGGGTCGCGCAGCCATGTCTTTGAGTACCTGCGCCGCAACAGTTATATCCCCTGGGGCCATTATGCGGCCAACATGGCCAATGACGCGGTGCGCTACCGGATGGCGGAACTGGGCCGGGAAGATATCACCGGCCTGCGCCATCTCTATTACCAGCGCACCTATGTCCGGCTCGGTACCATGCTCGGGATCGAGTTGCCCGGGACCGGCCGGCCCCTGGCCCCGGATGAGTTGGAAACGCTCCGGCAGGAGGTCATGGCAGCCCTGGCGGCCCGGGACCGGGACTTGCCGTTTACCGCCACCCTCTGGGGCTGGAATTTCGGTTTTGATTTTGCGCCCAGCGGCTACCGGCTCCATGCCTCGCACCAGCAGATCCATCAGCAGTACGCCCTGGTTTCGGCAACGGTTCCTGTTTATGACGCCAGGGGCCGGCAAACGGGCGCGATTCCGTCCTACGGCTGCGGTGACCTGGTGGCGGATTTCATTGATGACTATCGCCGGGAGCATGACAGTGATTTTTTCAGCGACTACCTGCGGGCCATCCGCGGCAACCGGCGCATGGACAATGATCCCGGCCGGGAGCGGAGCCTGATTGTCTTTGAGGACGACCAGGTGATTCTTTTCGTGCCCAAGGCCCAGACCTCGCAGTGGGAGCTGCAACTGATGACCAAGGCCCCGGTGGGCAACATCCTTGAGGCCGGCCGGGCAATGCGCGATTCCCTTGATTACGGGCTGTTGCTGGCCCAGCAGGCGCTTGCCGCGCTGGGCGCCCGGCTGGTGACCAGTATCGAATATCCCAAGCGATTCAATGCCGGCGATACCGGCCAGCGCCTCCTCTATTCCCTGCTGCCCAGGCTGCCCCAATCGCCCGGCGCCTTTTCCGAGGCCCAGCTCCGTTTCATCATCGGCCATTATCCAGAGGATTTCGCTGCCGCCTGCCGGACTCGGCTGGCCGCCCTTGATTGCGGTCAGAGCGGATGGGGAACCACATGAAATTAGGCGTTTCTTTGGTGAACGGTTATAATTTTGTCGGTCTCGCGACAACCCGCTCGACGGACGTGATTCGTCTTGTAACTTGTTGATTTTATTGGGTGGCATTTGAAGCCTTTCGGGTTGTTACGAGTTCATCAATTTTGTTTATTGACACCTCGCCCTATTTGCCTTACTCTATTGTAAGATACAGCAAAAAAGTAAGGAGGATTATATGGCGCTGGCAACACTCACCACAAAGGGACAAGTTACTATCCCTAAAAAAATCAGAGAAGCCTTGAAATTGCATGCCGGTGACAAAATCGACATCATTGTTACGGAAAACAGAGAAGCTATAATCAAGCCTGTCTCCAGAAAAGTAGATGACCTCTTTTGCAAATTGCATAAACCAGGTAGAAAAGCCGTGTCTCTCGAAGCTATGGACGATGCAGTCAGAAACAGAATGAAGATAAGACGTAACCCAGATAAACTGGAAAAGAAATTAAGGTCTTAGGGATAAGTGAAGGGGATAGATACAAACTTGTTGGTTCGTTTTTTGGTGGGCGACAATGAACACCAGACCAAGAAAGTTTATAATATATTTAAAAAAGCTGAATCATCAAAACAGGAGTTATTTGTACCACTACTCATCGTGCTTGAATTGATCTGGGTTTTAGAATCAGCCTACGAAATCCCAAGAAATGAAATTTTAGATTCAATCAGCGAGCTTTTGTTAATGCCTATTTTAAAATTTGAGCAGCAGTCAACCTTGCAACAGTTCACGATTGCCGCTCAAGGGAACAGGTATGATCTTTCAGATTTATTAATTGCTCATTCCGCCAAATTCCATGGTTGCGACGCTGTACTTACTTTCGACAAAAAAGCATCAAAATTCAGTTTATTTGAGATGGCGGAATGACGGAGGACTGAAGACAGAGGGCAGAAGACAGAGGACGGAGGACAGAAAAAATAGTGGACAGTGGACAGTGAACGGTGAACGGTGAAAAAAATATGGAGCAGTGATCATGGTCCGGATATAATATTTTTCTGACTTCTGACTTCTGACTTCTGACTTCTGACTTCTGACTTCTGACTTCTGACTTCTGACTTCTGACTTGCACCCTGCACCCTGCACCCTGCACCCTGCACCCTGCACCTTGAACCCTGCACTCAGAAGCAGGTGCATGGTGCCAAATTGAGCGATTTTAGAGATTGCAGATCATGGACATAATGGACATAAAAGAAGGGTATTACGGACAATGGGGCGGGGCCTTTACCCCGGAGGTGCTGCATTCGACCTTTGCCGAATTAAAGGCCGCCTTTAAAAAGGCCAAGGAGGACCCGGCCTTCTGGCAGGAATACGTGAACCTGATGTCCAGCTATTCCTGCCGGCCCACCCCGCTCACCGCGGCGGAGAACTTGAGTGGTCTTTTCGGCGGGGCCAGGATCTTTATCAAGCGCGAGGACCTGAACCATACCGGGGCTCACAAGGCCAACAACGTCATTGGCCAGGGGCTCCTGGTCAAGAGAATGGGCAAGAAACGGGTGATCGCCGAGACCGGGGCCGGGCAGCACGGGGTGGCCACCGCCACCATGGCCGCCAAGTTCGGTTTTGACTGCACCATCTATATGGGCGAAGAGGATGTGCGCCGGCAGCGGCCCAATGTCTTCTGGATGGAGAAACTCGGGGCCACGGTGGTGCCGGTGACCGACGGCTCCCGCACCCTGAAGGACGCGATCAACGAGGCCTTCCGCGACTGGGTCGGCAGTATGGACGACACCCATTATGTGATGGGCACGGTGTGCGGGCCCCATCCCTTTCCGGAAATGGTGGCCTGGTTCCAGTCGATTATCGGCATCGAGGCCCGGGCCCAGATCCTTGACCGCACCGGCGGACTGCCGGCCGCGGTTTACGCCTGCGTGGGCGGCGGTTCCAATGCCATGGGCATCTTTCAGGGCTTTCTCAACGATCCGGAGGTGGAGCTTGTCGGGGTGGAGGCCGGCGGCAGGGGGCTGGACAGTGGCGAACACGCCAGCCGCCTGGCGGGCCGGGATGCCTCCCCGGGCGTGGCCCAGGGATATAAGACCATGTTCCTGCAGAACGCCGACGGCCAGATGAGGGATACCCATTCAGTGGCCGCCGGGCTCGACTATATCGGGGTGTCGCCGATGCTGACCGACCTCTGGGAAAAGGGGCGGGTCCGTTTTGCCGCGGCCACTGATGCCGAGGTGATGGATACCCTGGATCTGACCATGCGGCGGGAGGGGATTATCCCGGCCCTGGAGTCGGCCCATGGTTTTGTCCAGGCCTTTAAAGAGGCGCCGGGCCTATCCCCTGACGATTCGATCATCATCAATATGTCCGGCCGGGGCGACAAGGATATCTTTACCATTGCCCACGCCTTTAATGATCCGTCCTGGAAGGAATTTATCATTGCCAGAGGAAAAGAATATGCAGCTGAATGATCAGCCCTTGACCAGGACCCTGCGAGCAGCGCTTGCTTCTAAAAAGATTCTGTTGATGACCCACCTGGTCCTGGGCTATCCCTCCTTTGCGGTCAACCGGGAGGTGGTCCGCCGGATGGTGACCGCTGGCGTGGATCTGATCGAGCTGCAGATCCCCTTTTCCGAGCCGGTGGCCGACGGGCCGATGATCTTGAAGGCCAACCAGGAATCGATCAGCTCCGGGGTCACGGTGGCCGGGTGTCTGGAGTTTGCCGCCGAGGTTATCGCGGCGCACGGGATCCCCTTCCTGTTCATGACCTATTACAATATCCTGTTCAAGTACGGGGTGGAGGACTTTGTCTCCCTGGCCAGGGAGATCGGGATCAAGGGCTTCATTGTTCCGGACCTGCCCCCGGAAGAGGGCAAGGAGTTTCTTGAGATCACCCGGGCCGCCGGCCTGGCCCCGATCCAGATCTTTGCCCCCACCTCCACCCCGGAACGGATGCGCTACCTGGCCGGGCATGGCGACGGTTTTATCTACTGCGTGGCCCGGCGCGGGGTCACCGGCAGTAAAACCGACTTCGATACCGACTTCGCCGATTACATGGTCCGCTGCCGGGCCGCCACCGACCTGCCCCTGGCCGTGGGGTTCGGCATCCGCAACCGGGATGATGTTGCTTCTCTTGTTGGCCGTGCCGATATCGCGGTGATCGGCACCGAGACCATCCGCCTGGTGGACAGCCGGGGACCCGGGGCCGTGGAGGAGTTTATCGCCGGCCTGCGTTAGGGTTTGCCGGCAGGTCTTTATCCGGTTTGTTCACACCCAGCCATGCGTGACAATATCTATTGTACATAGTAGGATGCCAGGCTGGTGCCCGGCCGAACTCCCCGCCGATACCCCTGGGACCGTGTTAAAGGCCAATGGCTCCCTAAACAACGGAAGATATCTTTTTTTCAGGTGTCACAGTGGCGAGACGAGTATGAAGATATCGCGCAGGCCGATACCCTGGATCCAGATCCTTGTCCTTACCCTGGTGTTGGGCGGTGCATGGACCTCCCCGGCCTGGGCCGTGCAGGGTCATGGCGGCATTGAGGGGCTGGTCTCCCATGAGATCGGCCATCTCCTCTTTGTCATCGGCATGGGCTATCTGCTCTTCCGGCTCTATCGGATTCCGCCCACCGGACCCGGCTGGTTTGAGTTCAAATGGTTTCTCTGGCTTATACTCCTCTGGAACTGTCTGACCTTTACCGGACATTGGCTGCATGAAATCGTTGATCCTGCTCATTTCATTACCTCAGCGGGCCGTACCGTTGCTTTCCTCATCAGCAGCCCGGCTGACCTTGTGCTTTATCTCAGTCAGTTGGATCACCTGCTGCTGGTGCCTTCTTTCCTTTTCCTGCTCCTGGCCCTGAAAAAATGGAGGCGGTTTTCGTGACTGTTTCCTGGGGTCCGGTCATAGCCATTGATATTGCCGGCTCGATCATCATCCTGGTGATCGCTCTCTGGTGCGCCTGTCTTGCCAGGGAATGGAAGCTGGACAAGCCGGAAGACACCTTCAGGCATTATATCTTCCTCCTCACCATGGCAATCGTCTTCTTTGCCATCTCCCGTTCCTTCGGCCACCTGGTCAAACAGGTCCTGTTGTTCTATGACCAGGGCCGGATCTGGGAACATATTTCTCCCTTCAGCGGGGCGATCAACACTGCTACCTTTATTGTTATCTTTGCCTTCAGCACCTATTTCCATCGAGTCCGGAAGGTGCACCGGAAGATGGAGCAATATCGGAATAATCTCGAATCCCTGGTCACGGAACGAACCGCTGACCTGGAAGCCATCAACGATATTCTTGAAAAGGAAATCGTGGAACGGCGGCAGGTGGAAGAGGAACTCCGGCAATCAAAGGCCACCCTGGAGAATGTTTTCAAGAACTCGAATCCCCTCTGTATCACCAGTATTGATCACGAGGTGCTGCGGGCCAATGATGCCTATTATGCACTCTGGCCCGAGGAGGAGGAAGAGGGGGTCCGGGCGGGCCCGAAAAAATGTTACCAGTCGCGGCCGGGCGCTCTCTGTCATACCGATCTTTGTCCCTTGACCCAGATTATGAACGGCGAAAAGATGGTGTCGGTTGAATCGACCAAGCTCGGGCGGGACGGCGAGCAGTTCTATTTTATCGTGACCGCCCGGCCCTTTCTCGACGCCGACGGCAACCTGCTCGGCATCGTTGAAAACTTCCAGGATATTACTGCCCGGAAGCGGGTCGAGGATGCCCTGGCCGCCGAGCGGGAACGGCTGGCCGTTACCCTGCGCAGCATCGGCGACGGGGTGATCACCACCGATACCGCGGGCAAGATCGTCCTGATCAATAAAATGGCCGAGGAACTTACCGGCTGGTCCCAGGCCGATGCCGTGGGCCGACAATTGCCCGAGGTGTTCAATATCCGCAACGGCAAGACCGGGGAACCCGTTGAAAACCCGATAACCAAGGTCCTGGCCAGTAACCGGATCATCGGCCTGGCCAAGCATACTATCCTCGTTGCCAGGGACGGCAGGGAAAGAAGCATTGCCGACAGCGGCGCCCCGATTCGAGACTTTCAGAGCCGGGTGGTCGGGGTGGTCCTGGTGTTCCGGGACATAACCAATACCCTGCGCATGGAGGAGGAACTGCTCAAGGTCAAGAAGCTGGAGTCGGTCGGGGTGCTGGCCGGTGGGATTGCCCATGATTTCAATAATATCCTGGTAGCGATTCTCGGCAATATCGATATGGCCGCCAGGCTTGCCAGGCCCGGAGACAAGGTCCATCAGCTGCTGATGGAAGCGGCCAAGGCCTCCCTCAGGGCCAAGGATCTGACCAAGCAGCTCCTGACCTTTTCCAAGGGCGGCGAGCCGGTCAAGGAGGCGGCCTCGATTCCGGAGGTTATCAAGGACTCGGCTGATTTTGTTCTGCATGGTGAAAAAATAGCCTGCCGATATGATATCCCGGATGATCTCTGGCTGGTTGAGATTGACAAGGGCCAGATGAGCCAGGTTATCCAGAACCTGATTTTAAATGCCAGGGAC from Desulfobacterales bacterium includes:
- a CDS encoding AbrB/MazE/SpoVT family DNA-binding domain-containing protein, which encodes MALATLTTKGQVTIPKKIREALKLHAGDKIDIIVTENREAIIKPVSRKVDDLFCKLHKPGRKAVSLEAMDDAVRNRMKIRRNPDKLEKKLRS
- a CDS encoding type II toxin-antitoxin system VapC family toxin, coding for MKGIDTNLLVRFLVGDNEHQTKKVYNIFKKAESSKQELFVPLLIVLELIWVLESAYEIPRNEILDSISELLLMPILKFEQQSTLQQFTIAAQGNRYDLSDLLIAHSAKFHGCDAVLTFDKKASKFSLFEMAE
- the trpB gene encoding tryptophan synthase subunit beta, with amino-acid sequence MDIKEGYYGQWGGAFTPEVLHSTFAELKAAFKKAKEDPAFWQEYVNLMSSYSCRPTPLTAAENLSGLFGGARIFIKREDLNHTGAHKANNVIGQGLLVKRMGKKRVIAETGAGQHGVATATMAAKFGFDCTIYMGEEDVRRQRPNVFWMEKLGATVVPVTDGSRTLKDAINEAFRDWVGSMDDTHYVMGTVCGPHPFPEMVAWFQSIIGIEARAQILDRTGGLPAAVYACVGGGSNAMGIFQGFLNDPEVELVGVEAGGRGLDSGEHASRLAGRDASPGVAQGYKTMFLQNADGQMRDTHSVAAGLDYIGVSPMLTDLWEKGRVRFAAATDAEVMDTLDLTMRREGIIPALESAHGFVQAFKEAPGLSPDDSIIINMSGRGDKDIFTIAHAFNDPSWKEFIIARGKEYAAE
- the trpA gene encoding tryptophan synthase subunit alpha; this encodes MQLNDQPLTRTLRAALASKKILLMTHLVLGYPSFAVNREVVRRMVTAGVDLIELQIPFSEPVADGPMILKANQESISSGVTVAGCLEFAAEVIAAHGIPFLFMTYYNILFKYGVEDFVSLAREIGIKGFIVPDLPPEEGKEFLEITRAAGLAPIQIFAPTSTPERMRYLAGHGDGFIYCVARRGVTGSKTDFDTDFADYMVRCRAATDLPLAVGFGIRNRDDVASLVGRADIAVIGTETIRLVDSRGPGAVEEFIAGLR
- a CDS encoding PAS domain S-box protein, with protein sequence MTVSWGPVIAIDIAGSIIILVIALWCACLAREWKLDKPEDTFRHYIFLLTMAIVFFAISRSFGHLVKQVLLFYDQGRIWEHISPFSGAINTATFIVIFAFSTYFHRVRKVHRKMEQYRNNLESLVTERTADLEAINDILEKEIVERRQVEEELRQSKATLENVFKNSNPLCITSIDHEVLRANDAYYALWPEEEEEGVRAGPKKCYQSRPGALCHTDLCPLTQIMNGEKMVSVESTKLGRDGEQFYFIVTARPFLDADGNLLGIVENFQDITARKRVEDALAAERERLAVTLRSIGDGVITTDTAGKIVLINKMAEELTGWSQADAVGRQLPEVFNIRNGKTGEPVENPITKVLASNRIIGLAKHTILVARDGRERSIADSGAPIRDFQSRVVGVVLVFRDITNTLRMEEELLKVKKLESVGVLAGGIAHDFNNILVAILGNIDMAARLARPGDKVHQLLMEAAKASLRAKDLTKQLLTFSKGGEPVKEAASIPEVIKDSADFVLHGEKIACRYDIPDDLWLVEIDKGQMSQVIQNLILNARDAMPEGGMIRVGCENLESLAGEEVPLPENERYVKITIQDNGAGIPADVIDKIFDPYFSTKPKGSGLGLAVVHSIISKHKGYVSVDSRPGEGAAFVIYLPASAEEDQPEKEVAPPLIEEKGKIKILVMDDEEIVRDAALNMLEYLGFDVVLARDGAEAVAIYQEAEGSAEPVDLVIMDLTIPGGMGGREAVAEIHKINPGARVVVSSGYSNDPVLASYQEHGFCAAMVKPFMIDDLREIIDQALS